TTCGTCTTTAGGAAAGCACACTGTACAAGCTTTAGTTGAgctaattttgaaagagtaAAAAATGTCAGAAACAGCAAAGATTAAAAAAGCGATTGTCCGAAACCTGCACAATGATTACCATAACCAGCGAGTGTAATCGAAAACAGTAAAACTCCTTGAGTGAAATTACCGTTAAGGATAAAGCATAATCTTACTGGTAAATACTGTGAAATAGCAAAAAGGAGAAACTATGATTTTATTATGTTAAACCCCGCCATCCGCCATTAAAGCAGTAAAcatagtaaaaaaagaaaaaaagaaaatggcaaaaacGACAAACAGCTGAACGATAGTCAAATCTGTAAGAGCagaaaaacatttttcttcattatcctGGCCGTCAATCTATGTGGagataaattcaaaattcgGCCAAAGGTGCGTTAAAGGATAGGCTTGTTATTACAATTCGTGCAGGCAGGTCCGACAGCTCCAGTACGTTGCTGGGCTGCTAAAACGAGTCAATCTCTGCTTTGCCACGTTCATTCCTATCCCTTTCACCCTAATTAGGAGACGCCTTCACAATGCAGATACACATTTTTCACCTTCGTTAGAGAGGGGCTGCGAACAGTAGTTTCTTGTAAGTAGCCCATACTAAATGATCATACTACTTCCTATTTGGGAAATTATCTCGGACCAAAAAAGGCTCACCAATGGCATGCCGTTCATAGTGATATGCTACGGACTCAGCCCAATTTCCAATTTCTTTACCGGATCGGGAAAACTAATGATATTGAGTTCAGCTTTTGTAAAATGGAACACCACATTTTAGGCTAAATTTAGATTTTAGGCGAAATAAGAAAGATcgtaaaaaagaaatggttggtgaaaaattattagactATATGGAGTGAATCCTCGAGATATAAAAGGAATACTTAAACCTAATCAGTGATGGGTCTTGTTTCCATCTTCTTACCTAATTGCCTTGGAAAACGTCAATAAGAAACTTGTATTCCTCTCCAAACCCaatacaataataataactaTAATGCAATACAAAAAGACTTTGGTTGCCTCCGCTTTGGCTGCTACTACATTGGCCGCTTACGCTCCATCTGAGCCATGGTCAACATTAACTCCAACAGCTACCTACAGTGGCGGTTTTACTAACTACGCTTCCACCTTCGGTATTGCCGTTCAACCAATCTCCACTACTTCCAGTGCATCTTCTGCTACCACAGCCTCATCCAAGGCCAAGAGAGCCGCTTCTCAAATTGGTGATGGTCAGGTCCAAGCTGCTACCAGCACTGCCGCTGTTTCGACCAAGACCACCGCTGCTGCCGTTTCCCAAATTGGCGACGGTCAAATCCAAGCTACTACCAAAACCACCTCAGCAAAGACCACCGCTGCAGCCGTTTCTCAAATTGGGGACGGTCAAATCCAAGCCACTACCAAAACCACCTCAGCAAAGACCACCGCTGCAGCCGTTTCTCAAATCGGTGACGGGCAAATTCAAGCCACTACTACTACTTTAGCTCCAAAGAGCACCGCTGCTGCCGTGTCTCAAATCGGCGACGGTCAAATCCAAGCTACCACCAAGACTACTGCTGCTGCCGTTTCTCAAATCGGCGACGGTCAAATCCAAGCTACCACCAAGACTACTGCTGCTGCCGTTTCTCAAATCGGCGACGGTCAAATCCAAGCTACCACCAAGACTACTGCTGCTGCC
Above is a window of Saccharomyces kudriavzevii IFO 1802 strain IFO1802 genome assembly, chromosome: 10 DNA encoding:
- the HSP150 gene encoding heat shock protein HSP150 (similar to Saccharomyces cerevisiae HSP150 (YJL159W) and PIR3 (YKL163W); ancestral locus Anc_1.188) yields the protein MQYKKTLVASALAATTLAAYAPSEPWSTLTPTATYSGGFTNYASTFGIAVQPISTTSSASSATTASSKAKRAASQIGDGQVQAATSTAAVSTKTTAAAVSQIGDGQIQATTKTTSAKTTAAAVSQIGDGQIQATTKTTSAKTTAAAVSQIGDGQIQATTTTLAPKSTAAAVSQIGDGQIQATTKTTAAAVSQIGDGQIQATTKTTAAAVSQIGDGQIQATTKTTAAAVSQIGDGQIQATTKTTAAAVSQIGDGQIQATTKTTAAAVSQITDGQIQATTKTTQAASQVSDGQVQATTATSASPVATSTDPVDAVSCKNSGTLEMNLKDGILVDGKGRIGSIVANRQFQFDGPPPQAGAIYAAGWSITPEGNLAIGDNDIFYQCLSGTFYNLYDEHIGSQCTPVHLEAIDLIDC